Proteins from one Mesorhizobium sp. M9A.F.Ca.ET.002.03.1.2 genomic window:
- a CDS encoding lysine--tRNA ligase — translation MTGSNIIDLNPEVLAAAAESKAWPFEEARKIVERYKGTDFPETVLFETGYGPSGLPHIGTFGEVARTSMVRHAFRVLTGDMVKTKILCFSDDMDGMRKIPDNVPDRAALEPHLHKPLSSVPNPFGGDYASFADHNNAMLCRFLDTFGFDYEFASATEYYKAGRFDEVLLRAAERFDKIMDVMLPTLGEERQATYSPFLPISPKSGRVLYVPMKHVDAKAGTITFDDDGTETTLSVTGGKVKLQWKPDFGMRWAALGVDFEMFGKDHHTNAVIYDRICNILGGRAPEHFVYELFLDENGQKISKSKGNGLTIDEWLTYAPTESLGLYMYQRPRQAKKLYFDVIPKAVDEYYAFLSGYRRQEWKERLGNPVWHMHDGNPPVVDLPVSFGLLLNLVSASNAQNRDVLWGFISRHTSGVTPTTHPELDRLTEYAIRYFDDFVKPAKVYRAADAIEREALTKLSEALAALPPDADGEAIQNAALNVARKIERYQDHSKQSPEGGPGVSVAFFQMIYQVLIGQERGPRFGSFAVLYGIAETRALIQKALAGQLAA, via the coding sequence ATGACGGGATCAAACATCATCGATCTCAATCCCGAGGTGCTTGCGGCAGCGGCCGAAAGCAAAGCCTGGCCGTTCGAGGAAGCCAGGAAGATCGTTGAGCGCTACAAGGGCACCGACTTTCCCGAGACCGTGCTGTTTGAGACCGGCTATGGTCCGTCGGGGCTGCCGCACATCGGCACTTTCGGCGAGGTCGCACGCACCTCGATGGTGCGTCACGCCTTCCGCGTCCTCACCGGGGACATGGTCAAGACCAAGATCTTGTGCTTTTCCGACGACATGGACGGCATGCGCAAGATTCCAGACAACGTCCCCGATCGCGCCGCACTCGAGCCGCACCTGCACAAGCCACTCTCATCCGTTCCCAATCCTTTCGGCGGCGACTATGCGAGCTTCGCAGACCACAACAACGCGATGCTTTGCCGCTTCCTTGACACGTTCGGCTTCGACTACGAGTTCGCCAGCGCGACGGAATACTACAAGGCTGGCCGTTTCGACGAAGTTCTGCTGCGCGCCGCCGAACGTTTCGACAAGATTATGGACGTGATGCTGCCGACGCTCGGCGAAGAGCGTCAGGCGACCTACAGCCCGTTCCTGCCGATTTCCCCCAAAAGCGGGCGCGTGCTTTACGTACCCATGAAGCATGTCGACGCCAAGGCCGGCACCATCACCTTCGATGATGACGGTACCGAGACAACGCTTTCCGTGACTGGCGGCAAGGTGAAGCTGCAATGGAAGCCGGATTTCGGCATGCGTTGGGCGGCGCTCGGCGTTGATTTCGAAATGTTCGGCAAGGACCACCACACGAATGCGGTGATCTACGACCGTATCTGCAACATCCTGGGCGGGCGGGCGCCGGAGCATTTCGTCTATGAGCTGTTCCTGGACGAGAACGGCCAGAAGATTTCGAAGTCGAAGGGCAACGGGCTGACCATAGACGAGTGGCTCACCTATGCGCCGACCGAAAGCCTCGGGCTCTACATGTACCAGCGGCCGCGGCAGGCCAAGAAGCTCTATTTCGACGTCATTCCGAAGGCGGTGGACGAGTATTACGCCTTTCTGTCCGGCTATCGCCGGCAGGAGTGGAAGGAGCGGCTGGGAAATCCCGTCTGGCACATGCATGACGGCAATCCGCCCGTCGTCGACCTGCCGGTGTCGTTCGGGCTGCTGCTCAATCTGGTCAGCGCCTCGAACGCCCAGAACAGGGATGTGCTGTGGGGGTTCATTTCGCGCCATACATCGGGCGTGACGCCGACGACCCACCCCGAGCTCGATCGGCTGACCGAATATGCGATCCGCTATTTCGACGATTTCGTGAAGCCGGCCAAGGTGTACCGGGCTGCCGACGCGATCGAGCGCGAGGCGCTGACGAAGCTCTCCGAAGCGCTCGCCGCATTGCCGCCAGACGCCGATGGCGAGGCGATCCAGAATGCCGCTCTCAACGTCGCGCGCAAGATCGAGCGCTATCAGGACCATTCGAAGCAGAGCCCGGAAGGCGGGCCGGGCGTTTCGGTCGCCTTCTTCCAGATGATCTACCAGGTGCTGATCGGACAGGAGCGCGGCCCGCGCTTCGGGTCCTTCGCGGTGCTCTATGGCATTGCAGAAACCCGCGCCCTCATTCAGAAGGCGCTGGCTGGTCAGCTGGCGGCGTAG
- a CDS encoding helix-turn-helix transcriptional regulator, which yields MLSHDRVWAAIDALAERYSLSASGLARRAGLDSTAFNKSKRLSSDGRPRWPSTESLAKIIEATGASLDEFTGLVEGRGKLAPGYLPAQRSSVPLLGFAQAGAGGFFDDAGFPAGQGWDLVELPARATETSYALQVQGDSMLPLYRNGDVLIVEPGAATRKGDRVVVKTNAGEVMAKVLDRQTASSIVLISLNPDHPDRDIPMRDVEWVARIVWASQ from the coding sequence GTGCTCTCGCATGACCGCGTATGGGCCGCCATCGACGCTCTCGCCGAGCGCTATTCGCTTTCGGCCTCCGGGCTGGCAAGGCGCGCGGGGCTTGATTCGACCGCCTTCAACAAGTCGAAGCGACTGTCCTCGGACGGGCGGCCGCGCTGGCCGTCGACCGAATCGCTGGCCAAGATCATCGAGGCGACAGGCGCCTCGCTCGACGAATTCACGGGGCTGGTCGAAGGCCGGGGCAAGCTCGCCCCTGGATACCTGCCCGCGCAGAGGTCTTCGGTGCCGCTGCTCGGCTTCGCCCAGGCCGGCGCCGGCGGCTTCTTCGACGATGCCGGCTTTCCGGCAGGGCAGGGCTGGGACCTGGTCGAGCTTCCGGCGCGAGCGACCGAGACCTCCTACGCGCTGCAGGTCCAGGGCGATTCTATGCTGCCGCTCTACCGCAACGGCGACGTGCTGATCGTCGAGCCGGGCGCTGCCACCCGTAAGGGCGACCGGGTCGTCGTCAAAACCAATGCCGGCGAGGTGATGGCCAAGGTTCTGGACCGTCAGACGGCGAGCTCGATCGTGCTGATCTCGCTCAATCCCGACCATCCGGACCGCGACATCCCCATGCGTGATGTCGAATGGGTGGCGCGAATTGTCTGGGCAAGCCAGTAG
- a CDS encoding LuxR family transcriptional regulator produces the protein MSQFDRTLEFIDQLQHANTAAAVCEKLLGVTSSFGLTALMAGTVPQPGTPQGQQKDHVLLCDWPGEWLERYVARNYVDHDPVVSHMKQLQAPFQWREASQGIRVDKSSGEVMGDASEFKLRDGMAFPLVTLDGQIVMVSLGGEAVELSEAEFGQVSLVSTYAIGRAMQLHTMADKTIDHIELTPRERECLQWAAVGKSEWEISQILGISEHTSEKHLLNAKGKLGAVNRVQAVAEAIRRGYIS, from the coding sequence ATGAGTCAGTTCGATCGCACTCTGGAATTCATAGACCAGCTGCAGCACGCCAACACGGCAGCCGCGGTCTGCGAGAAACTGCTTGGCGTCACGTCGAGTTTCGGCCTGACGGCACTGATGGCGGGAACTGTCCCGCAACCAGGCACGCCGCAAGGCCAGCAAAAGGACCATGTGCTGCTTTGCGACTGGCCAGGAGAATGGCTGGAGCGCTATGTGGCGCGCAACTATGTCGACCATGACCCCGTCGTCAGCCACATGAAGCAGCTGCAGGCGCCGTTCCAGTGGCGGGAAGCGTCTCAGGGCATTCGCGTCGACAAGAGCAGCGGCGAGGTGATGGGCGACGCTAGCGAATTCAAACTGCGCGACGGCATGGCCTTCCCGTTGGTCACGCTCGATGGTCAGATCGTCATGGTGTCGCTGGGTGGCGAGGCTGTGGAACTGTCGGAAGCCGAGTTCGGGCAGGTGTCGCTGGTATCGACCTACGCGATCGGCCGCGCCATGCAGCTCCATACGATGGCGGACAAGACCATCGATCACATCGAGTTGACGCCACGCGAGCGCGAATGCCTGCAATGGGCCGCCGTCGGCAAGTCCGAATGGGAGATTTCGCAAATCCTCGGCATCTCGGAACACACGTCCGAGAAACACCTTCTTAACGCCAAAGGCAAACTCGGTGCCGTCAACCGGGTTCAAGCAGTCGCGGAAGCGATAAGGCGCGGCTATATTAGCTAG
- a CDS encoding acyl-homoserine-lactone synthase, translated as MLFSLTTQELMERPDLWEAVHRLRYKIFVEEMGWSDLQRPDGLEIDQFDHDEAVHQIVIRNGELAGYQRMLPTTRPHLLTEVLADLFEGTPPSGPNVWELTRYAVAPGFRDGKRGVSTVGTELIAGFVEWGLSRNVNQVIIEFEPMWVLRALQLHFLAKPLGYQRTYGNQQVVATLLTFNEHTLQVVRSRRNYFASVLARGYPDRLGLRRAS; from the coding sequence ATGCTTTTTTCCCTTACCACACAGGAATTGATGGAACGTCCCGACCTTTGGGAGGCCGTTCATCGTTTGCGCTACAAGATCTTCGTCGAGGAGATGGGGTGGAGCGATCTGCAGCGCCCCGATGGCCTCGAGATCGATCAGTTCGATCACGATGAGGCGGTACATCAGATCGTCATCCGCAACGGCGAACTCGCCGGCTATCAGAGGATGTTGCCGACAACGCGGCCGCATCTTCTGACCGAAGTGCTGGCGGACCTCTTTGAAGGGACGCCGCCCTCCGGGCCGAACGTCTGGGAACTGACCCGCTATGCCGTGGCGCCGGGCTTTCGTGACGGCAAGCGCGGCGTATCGACGGTCGGCACAGAGCTCATTGCCGGTTTCGTCGAGTGGGGGCTGAGCCGGAACGTCAATCAGGTGATTATCGAGTTCGAGCCGATGTGGGTCCTGCGGGCACTGCAGTTGCACTTCCTGGCGAAGCCGCTTGGCTACCAGCGCACTTATGGCAACCAGCAGGTCGTCGCCACGCTGCTCACCTTCAACGAGCACACATTGCAGGTGGTGCGTTCGCGTCGCAACTATTTCGCTTCGGTTCTGGCCAGGGGATATCCCGACAGGCTCGGACTGAGGCGGGCCTCGTGA
- a CDS encoding tellurite resistance TerB family protein, which produces MPLSPHEALIYLMVITSASDRDMTDVELARIGDVVRTWPVFEDFNDDRVVGVAQDCQKTLHEKDGLEGVLTRVAEALPERLHDTAYAAAFEVAAIDLEMRMEEVRVLQLIRRQLDLDALTVAAIGRAAKARLRTLT; this is translated from the coding sequence ATGCCATTGTCACCGCATGAAGCCCTGATCTATCTGATGGTCATCACCTCGGCGTCCGACCGCGACATGACCGATGTCGAACTGGCGCGGATTGGTGACGTCGTCCGCACGTGGCCGGTGTTCGAGGATTTTAACGACGACCGAGTGGTCGGCGTCGCCCAGGACTGCCAGAAGACGCTGCATGAAAAGGACGGGCTGGAAGGTGTCTTGACGCGCGTCGCCGAGGCGCTGCCTGAGCGGCTCCACGACACCGCCTATGCCGCCGCTTTCGAGGTTGCGGCTATCGACCTCGAAATGCGGATGGAGGAGGTGCGGGTGCTGCAGCTCATCCGCCGCCAGCTCGATCTCGACGCGCTGACCGTCGCCGCGATCGGCCGCGCCGCCAAGGCTCGCCTTCGCACGCTGACTTGA
- a CDS encoding thermonuclease family protein has product MRPLHAAAAVLTILAIAAAIVVGGRALPHGENDRVAALAQAGMAAQSEASATAAIPRPEAATPEAHSRAVDPEVVAPPQLQAEELERVEPRAPLSDLALAAPPRPPKTKMPDDWNGTKLFQPVALAAGVIEANGYSVAVSGIDIVGQDETCTDDGKSWTCGTRARTAFRAFLRGRAVVCTVPPEGGRDLIAAECRVGNQDVGQWLIENGWARAANGGPYVEAGEKARTARKGIFGPAPSLSGLPPAPAPVAATSQPILDPSETTATPPADQPAPSE; this is encoded by the coding sequence GTGCGTCCGCTTCATGCAGCCGCCGCGGTATTGACGATCCTGGCGATCGCGGCCGCGATCGTCGTCGGTGGCCGCGCCCTGCCCCATGGCGAAAATGACCGCGTCGCAGCGTTGGCGCAGGCCGGCATGGCGGCGCAATCCGAAGCGTCCGCCACCGCCGCGATCCCACGCCCCGAGGCGGCAACGCCGGAGGCGCATTCCAGGGCCGTCGATCCCGAGGTCGTCGCGCCGCCGCAGCTTCAGGCCGAAGAGCTTGAACGGGTCGAGCCGCGCGCGCCGCTGAGTGACCTGGCGCTGGCTGCACCGCCCAGGCCGCCCAAAACGAAAATGCCCGACGACTGGAACGGGACAAAACTGTTCCAGCCTGTTGCGCTGGCCGCAGGGGTGATCGAGGCCAACGGCTACTCGGTCGCGGTTTCGGGTATCGACATCGTCGGGCAGGACGAGACTTGCACCGACGACGGCAAGTCGTGGACGTGCGGTACCCGGGCGCGAACGGCATTCCGTGCCTTCCTGCGCGGCCGGGCGGTGGTCTGCACGGTGCCGCCCGAGGGCGGTCGCGACCTGATCGCCGCCGAATGCCGGGTTGGCAACCAGGATGTCGGCCAGTGGCTGATCGAAAACGGCTGGGCGCGTGCCGCCAACGGCGGCCCTTACGTCGAGGCCGGTGAGAAGGCGCGTACGGCGCGGAAGGGGATTTTCGGGCCGGCGCCCAGTCTCTCCGGCCTGCCTCCGGCACCAGCCCCTGTCGCGGCCACATCGCAGCCGATTCTCGATCCGTCGGAGACGACGGCTACGCCGCCAGCTGACCAGCCAGCGCCTTCTGAATGA
- a CDS encoding transporter substrate-binding domain-containing protein, protein MTGVQSLSGVALAAEPQVPLLWDAKERLPKPDLAALPRLRFLTTTDFPPFNFLDEAGRLSGFHVDLARAICAELGIAAKCQIQALPWAELEGALQKGEGEAIIAGIAATQESRSKYAFSRSYLQFPARFIMPKTKALTEPIFDRLRGKRIGVVAGSAHERMLRDYFGAVQVIPFDRPEALYDDLKAGKVDAAFGDGMRFAFWLGGSDAAACCRFAGGPYLAPEYLGSGMAIATRADDPALAAAFDYALQEISVKGIFTEFYLRYFPVSFF, encoded by the coding sequence ATGACGGGAGTACAGTCGCTCTCCGGCGTTGCGCTCGCCGCGGAGCCGCAAGTGCCGTTGCTGTGGGACGCCAAGGAGCGGCTGCCGAAGCCTGATCTTGCCGCGCTGCCGCGTCTGAGATTCCTGACCACCACCGATTTCCCACCGTTCAATTTCCTCGACGAGGCAGGCAGGTTATCCGGATTCCATGTCGATCTGGCGCGCGCGATCTGTGCCGAACTCGGCATCGCGGCAAAATGCCAGATCCAGGCGCTGCCCTGGGCCGAGCTCGAAGGGGCGTTGCAGAAGGGCGAAGGCGAAGCGATTATTGCCGGCATCGCTGCCACACAGGAGTCGCGGTCGAAATATGCCTTCTCACGCTCCTACCTGCAGTTTCCGGCGCGCTTCATCATGCCGAAGACAAAGGCGCTCACGGAACCGATCTTCGACAGACTGCGCGGCAAGCGCATCGGCGTGGTCGCCGGCTCCGCGCATGAGCGGATGCTGCGCGATTATTTCGGCGCCGTTCAGGTCATCCCCTTCGACCGGCCGGAAGCGCTCTACGATGACCTCAAGGCCGGCAAGGTCGACGCCGCCTTCGGCGACGGCATGCGCTTCGCCTTCTGGCTGGGTGGTTCGGATGCCGCAGCCTGCTGCCGCTTTGCCGGCGGCCCCTATCTGGCGCCCGAATATCTGGGCTCGGGCATGGCCATCGCCACCAGGGCCGACGATCCAGCGCTGGCCGCGGCATTCGACTATGCGCTGCAGGAGATTTCGGTGAAAGGCATCTTCACCGAATTCTATCTGCGCTATTTCCCGGTCAGTTTTTTCTGA